The Paenibacillus sp. FSL R7-0204 genome includes a region encoding these proteins:
- a CDS encoding histidine triad nucleotide-binding protein has translation METVFSKIIEGVIPSKKVFENERILAFHDIEPAAPVHVLIIPKKYIASMNEVTPDDLPLIGEIHAVAQQLAAELGIADTGYRLINNCGPDSGMAVPHLHYHLLGGAKLGALTGNSSSHA, from the coding sequence ATGGAAACTGTATTCAGCAAAATTATCGAAGGTGTAATCCCGTCCAAAAAGGTGTTCGAGAATGAGCGGATTCTGGCGTTCCACGATATTGAGCCTGCCGCCCCTGTGCATGTGCTTATTATCCCGAAGAAATACATCGCTTCCATGAACGAGGTTACGCCAGACGATCTGCCGCTGATTGGCGAGATTCATGCCGTAGCACAGCAGCTTGCCGCAGAGCTCGGAATTGCTGATACCGGCTACCGGCTGATTAACAATTGCGGTCCGGACAGCGGGATGGCAGTGCCGCATCTGCATTATCATCTGCTGGGCGGAGCCAAGCTTGGTGCCCTAACCGGGAACTCCAGTTCTCATGCCTAA